AATACGCCGGGCTCATGCTCATCCGCAAGTTCCACGAAGCGGCCGGCGACACGCAGCGCAACATCTGCCTCATCCCCGTCAGCGCGCACGGCACGAACCCCGCCTCCGCCGTCATCGCCGGGATGAAGGTCGTCCCCGTCAACTGCAAAGACAACGGCGACATCGACCTCGACCACCTCCGCGCACAAGCCGACGCGCACAAAGACCAACTCGCCGCGCTCATGGTCACCTACCCCTCGACCCACGGCGTGTTCGAGACCGAAATCAAAACGATCTGCGACATCACCCACGAGTTCGGCGGCAAGGTCTACATGGACGGCGCGAACATGAACGCCCAGGTCGGGCTCACCAACCCCGGCGATATCGGCGCGGACGTCTGCCACCTCAACCTCCACAAAACCTTCTGCATCCCCCACGGCGGCGGCGGCCCGGGCATGGGCCCCATCTGCTGCACCGACGAGCTCGCGCCCTACCTCCCGGGCCACCCGATGGACCCCGCGTGCGGCGGGCGCGACCCGCTGGGCACGATCTCGGCCGCGCCCTACGGCAGCCCGGCCATCCTCCCCATCTCCTGGATGTACATCGCCATGATGGGCGCACGCGGACTCACCCACGCCACCGAAGCCGCCATCGTCAACGCCAACTACATGGCCGCCCGGCTCAAGGACCACTACCCCGTCCTCTACACCGGCAAGAACAACACCTGCGCCCACGAGTTCATCCTCGACATCCGAAAGTGCCAGGACGCCGGCGTCACCGTCGACGACTTCGCCAAACGCCTGATGGACTTCGGCTTCCACGCCCCGACCATGTCCTGGCCCGTCGCCGGCACGCTCATGTTCGAGCCCACCGAATCCGAACCCAAAGAAGAACTCGACCGCTTCTGCGACGCGATGATCCAGATCCGCGAAGAGATCACCCGCATCGAAAAAGGCGACTGGCCCCAGGACGACAACCCACTGCACAACGCGCCCCACACCGCGAAGTCCCTGCTCGCGACCGAGTGGGCCCACCCCTACACCCGCGAAGAGGCCGCCTACCCGCTGCCTTACCTCCGCGAGCACAAGTACTGGCCCCTCGTGGGCCGGATCGACAACGCCCACGGCGACCGCCACCTCATCTGCACCTGCCCCAGCGTCGAAGAATTCGCGGAGGCGTAAGACTATTCGCGCGGGTGCCACACAACTGGCCGCAGGCCTGCTGTGTCCGATGCGCGTGACACATTCGTTTTGCCGGCACACAGCAGCCCTGCGGGCAGTTGTGTGGCACCCCGGAAGATTCACCCAACCAAGGAGCCCCAACCATGGCCGACCGTGACATCGAGAAGACCTACAGCAACAGCGAGTTCGTCGCCAAGCTCCGCCGGCTGGCGGACAGCATCGAGACCGGCGAGAACTTCGAGATCCAGATCGCCAACGAGCGTATCTACGTCCCCGACCGCGCGACGTTCAACATCGAGCACGAACGCGAGGGCGACGAGCATGAGGTCGAGTTCCAGATCAAGTGGTCGGGCGAGTAGCCACACTCTCGGGTTTTTGCCTGAGTAGACACCCAGCCCAGCCCCCAAAGAGAGGAAGCCCACGCTCGCCGAGCGTGGGCTTCCTCTCTTTGGGGTAGCGCACGGTTCGGATATCTGCGCCCTGCGGGTACAATGCCAGTTCACTTCAAGCGACCTCACGCAACACACTCAGGGGCCTACTTATGACACGCCGCTTCCCGATCGCACTTACCGCGCTGCTCGTCGCGAGCTGCTTTGTCGTCGGCTGCCGATCCAACTCGCAGGCCCGGCTCTACGACGGGTTTGGCAACTACGAACGCCCGATCCAGACCGAGTCCGACAGCGCGCAGACCTGGTTCAACCAGGGCATGCAGCTGCTCTACGGCTTCAACCACGACGAAGCCATCCGCACCTTCGAGGTGGCCGCGAAGAAAGACCCAAACTCACCCATGCCCTACTGGGGCATCGCCTACGCGCACGGCATCAACATTAACGACCCCGTCATGACCGAGGAGCGATCGATGCTCGCCCGCGCCGCGGCCGACGAGGCGATGGCCCGTATCGACAACGGCACCCGCGTCGAGCAGGCGCTGGTCCGCGCAGTCGATGCGCGTTACGCGTATCCCGCCCCCGAGGACCGCACCGAGCTCGACTGGGCCTATGCCCACGCGATGCGGGCCGCCTACCGCGCGTTCCCGACCGACCCGGACGTCGGCGCGCTGTATGCGGAGTCGATGATGAACCTCCAGCCGTGGGACTACTGGGAGAAGGGCGGCGCGCCCAAGGGGCGGATCCTCGAGATCGTGAGCGTGCTCGAGTACGTGATGTCGCACACGCCCGACCATCCCGGCGCGAACCATTTTTACATCCACGCCGTCGAGGCCTCGCGCGACCCGGACCGCGCCGTCCCCGCGGCCGATCGCCTGCGGGGGCTGGTGCCGGGGTCGGGGCACCTGGTGCATATGCCCTCGCACATCTACGTCCGGGTCGGGCGGTACGCGGACGCGGTCGAATCCAACGCCCAAGCCACCGCAGCCGACCGGGCCTACCTCGCGCTCGCACCCGAGCCGCGATTCTATT
The sequence above is a segment of the Phycisphaeraceae bacterium D3-23 genome. Coding sequences within it:
- a CDS encoding amphi-Trp domain-containing protein, translating into MADRDIEKTYSNSEFVAKLRRLADSIETGENFEIQIANERIYVPDRATFNIEHEREGDEHEVEFQIKWSGE